The genomic segment TTCGAGAATTTCTACTTCTGCTGCTTCAGCCTCTACTGCGTCAACTTCTTCTACTGCGTCAACTGCTGCTACTTCAACTACTTCTGCTGCTCAGGACAATTATCTCGGGATTCCTTATGGGGAAATCATTAAGAAGTGGTGGCAGATGTATAATGATGGGCAGGAGCCGATGCGCTCCAACCGCAATACGCTGACCTTTGAGCTGGCTGTGAACCTGCGCCACATCTGTGGTTTTGACCGCAATCTGCTGGCTCAGATTATTCCCTGCTACGATGGGTTTCCCGAGCAGGAAAAGATGGCTTGCATCAACTCGGCATTAAACGAGAAAATCACACAAATGCCTAAGCGGCTGAAGGATGTGCTCTCTACCATCCGTCAGGAACGAATGAAACAGGGAAATGCGGGTGGTGGTTCGGCGACTGACAATGAGGCGCTGGTAAATGCGCTGGACGAGGCTAACGCCAAGGATGATCTGTTCTATTATAATGCGCTGCCTAAGTTGCCGCAAGGCATTCGGGATTCCATCAGCGCAGTGGGTCCGGCACTGGCACTGCCTGTAATCACAGCCATCTGTCCTGCCATCGGAATGCTCGCAACGGGCGTGAAGGTTTCCGTTCACGGCAAGATGAACTCGCTGAATCTCATCTCCTACATCGCCGGTGATTTTGCATCTGGTAAGGGAAGTATTGACCCCGTGATTGACGCATGGACTTCGGAAGTGAAGGAAATGGACAGAATGTATCTACAGAAGGAGGATGAATGGCGAGCCAAGAAACGTGCAGCCAAGAACAAGAAGGAGCAGCCGGAAGAGCCGAAACTGCCTGTAAGATGCTTGACACTGAACAATACGGTGGCGAATCTGGCTGAACGACTGGCGAACACAGAAGGCAAACACGCCTTCTCGTTTACTCCGGAAGCTGACACCGTAGCGCAGAAGTGGAAATCGGCGATGAGCGACTTTTCAGTTATGTTGAGACAGGCTTACGACGGAACATGCTATGAGCGTGAGGCAAGAAGTGCAGATGCAGTGAATGTTCATATAGACAGACTGTTATGGAACGTGGTGATGTGTGGAACGCCTGATGCGCTCTATCGAGTAGTAAGCAATTATACGGATGGTTTCCAGAGCCGTATCATCGTGGCAAAAACGCCCGATAATACCTTCACTCCACTTTCTGACAACATGCATGTAATGAACGAACGCCAACGCAACCGCATTATTCAGATTGCTCATCTTCTGCCTTTGCTGACCGGTGAGGTGGTTCTGCCCAAGCTGGAGAATAAGGGTAGGGAATGGCTGGAACAGATAAGACTGGAAACAATGAAAAATGACGACAAGGTGAAAGCCCGCCAGCGTTTCCGTATCTGTCCAACCACCATGAGATTGATGACCTGCATCATGCTCTGCAAGGTTCTGGAAACGCTGATTCAGAAGCATGGTTTCAATGGAGCCGAGAAACAGCTGAAGGAGTCACCTGACTTGTGGAAGGGAATGCTCGTAAAGATGCAGACACCAACTATGCTGAATGTCTTTGATGTGCTGGCTGACTATCAGTTGGATAATGCGCTCTACTTCTTCCGTAGCCGTATTGAAGAGGCTTTCTCATCAAAGGATTATTGCTGCCAATCTGCTTGGGACCGTTGTCGTCGGGGTAAGAATGATTCCATCTTCGAACGTCTGGACGTAACCTTCACCTTCGAACAGGCAGAGCAGCAGAGTGTTGCTGTTAAAGGGGCAAGTGCCACTCATGAATCAGTGAAACAGATGCTGAAAAACTGGAAACGCCAGGGCTTAATCAGCGTATTGCCAGACAGACATTATCAGAAAGTTTCGCCTACCATATAATTTTGGAGGGTTATTAAGGGTCAAGGTCACTAAGTGTCATCAAGTTTTTCGGGTTCTTAAATCAGCCTTAATGGCCGGCCTTGATCCAATTATTCATTATCAATTATTAATTGTAAATTATCATGAACATCAATATATTCCGCCGTCGCTTCACTCCATGGAGTGTGGATGGCACAATGGTTATAGGTGGCAAGATTTTCTGCGACACCTTAGAACGTCCTAACCGTCATTTGCCAGCAGGACGTTATAAGATTTCTCTTATTCCTACCAAGCAAAAGAAGGTGTCGGAGACAAAGAAGAAAAATAAGTATGAAAGAGGAAAATATGAAATTGTTATCAAGCCTGTTATTCTGTTGAGATCCAATTACGTGCCTCGTACTGTTAGGCGCAGAGCTCGCTTCGTGCCTGGCAACGGTCCGCTACGTCTGAGAAACAAGAGTATCATTCTGGGCAAGTCTCATTATACCGGAATCGTTACGCAATCAGAAGAATGCTATAATGCATTTTGCCAGTTGTTGGATGAGGAATTCAAGAGGATGAAGAAAAAGCATCTACCGTGCAGAATCAATCTGTTTATCAGGGATTTGGGTGTTGACGAAATCCCCTTCAATTATCTGCTTATTTTTCAATAATTAATATTCAATATCATGCGTAAGATAAAGGAAATCATCATTCATTGCAGTGCGACCAAGGAAGGTCGCAACTTCACCGTAGCGGATATTGACCGCTGGCACCGGGAGCGCGGACTGCGCTGCATAGGTTATCATTTCGTGATTTATCGTGACGGCAGCATTCATGTAGGTCGTGCGATAGAGGAGGTCGGCGCCCATTGCAAGGGCCATAATTCCATCAGTATAGGCGTCTGCTACATCGGCGGCTTATCAAAGAAAGGCAAGCCGAAGGATACAAGAACCCGAGAACAGAAAGCGGCAATGCGCTCGCTCATCGAGCAGCTGAAGGAGGAATATCCATTAGCCACGATTCATGGTCATAATGAATTTGCCAACAAAGCCTGCCCCTGCTTTGATGTAAAGAAGGAGTGGGGGAAGGAGTAAACACAAAAATAGCGGATCTTCACAGACCCGCTATTTTCTAACATTTTAAATTTTAAAACAATGTTTATTGTAAATTTTCTAGCCTTATACAATGCCCTGAGCCATCATAGCCTTAGCTACCTTCAGGAAGCCGGCTACGTTTGCACCCTTTACGTAATTTACGTAACCGTCTGGCTCAGTACCATACTTCACGCAGTTTGCGTGAATATCGTTCATGATGTCGTGGAGCTTAGCATCAACCTCCTCACGAGACCACTTCAGACGCTCTGAGTTCTGGCTCATCTCAAGACCTGATACTGCAACACCACCTGCGTTGGCTGCCTTACCTGGAGAGTAGAGAATCTTAGCATCCTGGAATACCTTGATAGCCTCTGGAGTAGAAGGCATGTTTGCACCCTCGCTTACTGCGATTACGCCGTTGGCGATGAGAGCCTTGGCTGCCTCCTCGTTGATTTCGTTCTGAGTAGCTGATGGGAGAGCGATGTCTGCCTTCTCAAACCAAGGCTTAGCACCCGCAACATATTTTACACCATACTTCTCAGCATACTCCTTGATACGACCACGCTCTACGTTCTTGAGCTCCATGATGTAATCGAGCTTCTCGCGGTCGATTCCGTCTGGGTCGTAGATGTAACCGTCTGAATCTGAACATGTAACTGGCTTAGCACCCAACTGGAGCAACTTCTCCATAGTGTACTGCGCTACATTACCTGAACCTGAAACCAAAACAGTCTTGCCCTTGATGTCGATACCCTTGGTAGCGAGCATGTTGCAGAGGAAGTATACGTTACCGTAACCTGTTGCCTCAGGACGAATCAATGAACCGCCGAACTCCTGACCCTTACCGGTCAAGACGCCCTGGAACTGGTGTGTCAACTTCTTGTACATTCCGAAGAGGTAACCTACCTCGCGGCCACCTACACCGATGTCACCAGCTGGAACATCCTCGTCTGGACCCATGTGACGATAAAGCTCTGTCATGAAAGCCTGGCAGAAACGCATTACCTCGTTGTTGCTCTTGCCACGTGGAGAGAAGTCGGAACCACCCTTAGCACCACCCATTGGGAGAGTTGTAAGAGAGTTCTTGAATGTCTGCTCGAAAGCCAAGAACTTCAAAATACCCAAGTTTACTGACTTGTGGTAACGAAGACCTCCCTTGTAAGGGCCAATCGCGTTGTTGTGCTGTACGCGGTAACCCATGTTAGTCTGTACGTTGCCCTTATCATCTACCCAAGATACGCGGAACTGGATGATGCGGTCTGGAATGCAGAGACGCTCGATGAGGTTTGCCTTCTCAAACTCTGGGTGCTTGTTGTACTCTTCCTCGATAGTACCGAGAACCTGACTAACTGCCTGAATGTATTCAGGCTCATTTGGGAATCTTCTTTGGAGATTCGCGATGACTTCTGATGCTTTCATAATCTTTAATCTTTTATTGTGTTTAAATTCTTATTTTTTATTTCTGATTGCAAAGATACATGTTTTTCTCGAAAACACCAACAAAAAGAAAGAAAAAATGCAGAAAAAGTATAAAAAAGTTATTTTTTAACATTCTTAGCCTCGATTTGTAGCGCTTTTGTGTACGAACACCTTATTATATAAGAGACGTTTTTCGGGGTTTAAGCCTTTATCTCCGTTTTAGGGAATCTTGCATTCTGACGACTTCTGTTTATCTATCCTGCGCCATAGGGCATAAATGAGCAGGATGATAGCGTAGAGACCGATTACCTGAGGCAGACTGATTCTTACGTTTTCGATGCTTGCTCCAGGCAGCATGCTGATCAGTTTTATGGCTGTATTCAAAAACTGGGTGATGCTGGTCAGGGCGCCTGATGTAAGGCTGATGAGTGGGGCGACAACCGGTGCTATGGGCGCCCATAACGTGAGTGGGGAGAACAGGATTAATGCTGCTCCAAGATATAGGATGAGGGTTGCTGCGGGAATGGCGATGTAATTGGTGAGAAGTGAATAGCACGATATTCTGCCGAACGTGTAGACGATGACCGGAAGGGTTCCTATCTGGGCTGCCAGTGAAACGCAAAGGAGGCCCCATGCCCAACGGATGAAACGGCTGCGGATGGGGAGGAGGGTGTAAAGGGGTGTGAAGAACAGCAGGATGGAGGCTACTGCCAGGAACGAAAGCTGGAAACTCAACTCGAATAGATAGAGCGGACTGATGAAGAGCATAAATATATAAGCTGAGGCTAATGTGTTGAGCGGCAGACTGGTACGATGGAAAGCTAAACTTAAGCTGTAGGCTGAAAGCATGATGGCTGCGCGGACTGCACTTGCCGGCAATCCTATGAGAAAAACGTAGGTCCAGATGGAGATGAGGGACAGGATGATGGTGTAAACTGAGTACTTTCTGCCGCCTAGCAGAAAGATGAAAAGCTGAAAGATAATGCCTATATGAAGTCCGCTTACTGCCAAGATGTGACTGGCTCCGGAA from the Segatella copri genome contains:
- a CDS encoding DUF3987 domain-containing protein, encoding MSCYLIKVENGHKVARSITSEEEYKQLRGSNEQKANLRLARAGNDAAKRRLVQFNYSGHYPQGVVKGMKLPSGAFGFDMDEPEAFAKAAKLLLKEPDKYGLLMLERSARQGGHAVFEREKGKTVLENQVRIATMLKCEMDTSAHDINRVYFTTTSDDEDLLFLSPRLFKDAYDEAAVAAEGKVLEERERYGQEELPEGAHKANKHYEPWKEEFKKDSQGVFKGQEFKNSRISTSAASASTASTSSTASTAATSTTSAAQDNYLGIPYGEIIKKWWQMYNDGQEPMRSNRNTLTFELAVNLRHICGFDRNLLAQIIPCYDGFPEQEKMACINSALNEKITQMPKRLKDVLSTIRQERMKQGNAGGGSATDNEALVNALDEANAKDDLFYYNALPKLPQGIRDSISAVGPALALPVITAICPAIGMLATGVKVSVHGKMNSLNLISYIAGDFASGKGSIDPVIDAWTSEVKEMDRMYLQKEDEWRAKKRAAKNKKEQPEEPKLPVRCLTLNNTVANLAERLANTEGKHAFSFTPEADTVAQKWKSAMSDFSVMLRQAYDGTCYEREARSADAVNVHIDRLLWNVVMCGTPDALYRVVSNYTDGFQSRIIVAKTPDNTFTPLSDNMHVMNERQRNRIIQIAHLLPLLTGEVVLPKLENKGREWLEQIRLETMKNDDKVKARQRFRICPTTMRLMTCIMLCKVLETLIQKHGFNGAEKQLKESPDLWKGMLVKMQTPTMLNVFDVLADYQLDNALYFFRSRIEEAFSSKDYCCQSAWDRCRRGKNDSIFERLDVTFTFEQAEQQSVAVKGASATHESVKQMLKNWKRQGLISVLPDRHYQKVSPTI
- a CDS encoding DUF5675 family protein, which encodes MNINIFRRRFTPWSVDGTMVIGGKIFCDTLERPNRHLPAGRYKISLIPTKQKKVSETKKKNKYERGKYEIVIKPVILLRSNYVPRTVRRRARFVPGNGPLRLRNKSIILGKSHYTGIVTQSEECYNAFCQLLDEEFKRMKKKHLPCRINLFIRDLGVDEIPFNYLLIFQ
- a CDS encoding N-acetylmuramoyl-L-alanine amidase → MRKIKEIIIHCSATKEGRNFTVADIDRWHRERGLRCIGYHFVIYRDGSIHVGRAIEEVGAHCKGHNSISIGVCYIGGLSKKGKPKDTRTREQKAAMRSLIEQLKEEYPLATIHGHNEFANKACPCFDVKKEWGKE
- a CDS encoding NADP-specific glutamate dehydrogenase; this translates as MKASEVIANLQRRFPNEPEYIQAVSQVLGTIEEEYNKHPEFEKANLIERLCIPDRIIQFRVSWVDDKGNVQTNMGYRVQHNNAIGPYKGGLRYHKSVNLGILKFLAFEQTFKNSLTTLPMGGAKGGSDFSPRGKSNNEVMRFCQAFMTELYRHMGPDEDVPAGDIGVGGREVGYLFGMYKKLTHQFQGVLTGKGQEFGGSLIRPEATGYGNVYFLCNMLATKGIDIKGKTVLVSGSGNVAQYTMEKLLQLGAKPVTCSDSDGYIYDPDGIDREKLDYIMELKNVERGRIKEYAEKYGVKYVAGAKPWFEKADIALPSATQNEINEEAAKALIANGVIAVSEGANMPSTPEAIKVFQDAKILYSPGKAANAGGVAVSGLEMSQNSERLKWSREEVDAKLHDIMNDIHANCVKYGTEPDGYVNYVKGANVAGFLKVAKAMMAQGIV
- a CDS encoding ComEC/Rec2 family competence protein → MKELPLTPLMTISLTLTIGIIIAKWGYDDFNMRFWLIISIISCALGSIIFFLTEFLSQKAYFSMSHQFLIFSQCVMIHLCILSLGAFLTCKQIADSQTSTQLKNWQELPYLTRAKINTERYKSNIESKLVSLHVKQQDYAVIAAMALGDKSALDSNTRNSYSISGASHILAVSGLHIGIIFQLFIFLLGGRKYSVYTIILSLISIWTYVFLIGLPASAVRAAIMLSAYSLSLAFHRTSLPLNTLASAYIFMLFISPLYLFELSFQLSFLAVASILLFFTPLYTLLPIRSRFIRWAWGLLCVSLAAQIGTLPVIVYTFGRISCYSLLTNYIAIPAATLILYLGAALILFSPLTLWAPIAPVVAPLISLTSGALTSITQFLNTAIKLISMLPGASIENVRISLPQVIGLYAIILLIYALWRRIDKQKSSECKIP